One segment of Solanum lycopersicum chromosome 1, SLM_r2.1 DNA contains the following:
- the LOC101259783 gene encoding xylulose 5-phosphate/phosphate translocator, chloroplastic: protein MLTLNLLPSTNVTLSKSRPNYPVSPSPFQPNLGSRNQKLRTLSFTKPLIQNGHPFRSSANQDSQISGPRLDFSRILRHPSGVSSRNTTQILEAASGTPEEVSPDGEIEVSKPKVNMKLVLIFGLWYFQNIVFNIFNKKVLNIFPYPWLLASFQLFCGAVWMLILWSSKLQPCPKINKSFIIALLGPALFHTIGHISACVSFSKVAVSFTHVIKSAEPVFTVVFSSFLGDTYPLTVWLSILPIVFGCSLAAVTEVSFNFGGLSGAMISNVGFVLRNIFSKRSLQNFKEVDGLNLYGWITIISFIYLFPVAVFVEGSQWVAGYHKALGTIGNPNTFYLWVLISGIFYHLYNQSSYQALDDISPLTFSVGNTMKRVVVIVATVLVFRNPVRPLNALGSAIAIFGTFLYSQATVKKPKKEAVEKKD, encoded by the coding sequence ATGCTTACTTTAAATCTTCTTCCATCCACTAATGTCACTCTCTCCAAATCCCGTCCTAACTATCCTGTTAGCCCTTCACCTTTTCAACCAAATCTTGGTAGTAGAAACCAAAAGTTGAGAACTTTGTCATTCACCAAACCCTTGATTCAAAATGGACACCCTTTCAGGTCTTCTGCAAATCAAGATTCTCAGATCTCTGGTCCAAGATTGGATTTTTCCAGAATCTTGAGACACCCATCTGGGGtttcttcaagaaatacaaCTCAGATCCTTGAAGCAGCATCTGGAACCCCAGAAGAAGTGAGTCCAGATGGGGAGATTGAAGTTTCAAAGCCAAAAGTTAATATGAAACTGGTTCTCATTTTTGGTCTGTGGTATTTTCAGAACATTGTGTTTAACATATTTAACAAGAAGGTATTGAACATCTTCCCTTATCCATGGCTTCTTGCTTCTTTCCAGCTGTTTTGTGGTGCTGTTTGGATGTTAATTCTGTGGTCTTCTAAGCTGCAACCTTGtccaaaaatcaataaatcgTTTATCATTGCCCTTCTTGGACCTGCCTTATTTCACACAATAGGCCATATTTCAGCTTGTGTTTCATTTTCAAAGGTGGCTGTTTCTTTCACTCATGTTATTAAGTCTGCAGAACCTGTGTTTACTGTTGTGTTTTCATCGTTCCTTGGTGATACATATCCTCTGACTGTTTGGCTTTCAATTCTTCCCATTGTGTTTGGTTGCTCCCTGGCTGCAGTCACTGAAGTGTCCTTCAATTTTGGGGGCTTGTCGGGTGCTATGATCAGTAATGTTGGGTTTGTTCTTCGcaacattttttcaaaaaggagCTTACAGAATTTTAAGGAAGTGGATGGCTTAAACCTGTATGGATGGATAACCATAAtctcatttatatatttatttccagTAGCAGTGTTTGTGGAAGGTTCTCAATGGGTGGCAGGGTATCACAAAGCTCTTGGAACTATAGGAAATCCTAACACATTTTATTTATGGGTTCTCATATCTGGGATTTTCTATCATCTCTACAACCAATCCTCTTACCAAGCTCTGGATGATATTAGTCCCCTGACGTTTTCAGTGGGTAATACTATGAAGAGAGTGGTGGTGATTGTCGCCACTGTGTTGGTATTCAGGAATCCAGTCAGGCCTCTAAATGCACTTGGCTCTGCTATTGCCATATTTGGAACTTTCTTGTACTCACAGGCAACGGTTAAAAAGCCAAAGAAAGAGGCAGTGGAAAAGAAGGACTAG
- the LOC101260266 gene encoding B3 domain-containing protein Os06g0112300, translating to MESGSSFGRVSNHSHSYSTMKQPEIESSGITGIDNGEYWPLSGKPYVDLILTKTGVKPSYSMYLPKKMRSELPSAGARAVPAVLTCGQKKWDMSYGGVKSGHKFCIEWRKFVDDNNLKEGDGLVFELVECSASKIEFRVQILSGDFPAELKPEDEEGANSDNPILLG from the exons ATGGAG AGCGGATCATCTTTTGGACGTGTTTCAAACCATAGTCATAGTTACTCCACCATGAAACAACCCGAGATTGAAAGCTCTGGAATTACAGGAATCGACAATGGTGAATACTGGCCACTTTCAGGGAAACCCTATGTTGATTTGATTCTCACAAAGACCGGTGTCAAGCCCAGCTACAGTATG TATTTACCCAAGAAAATGCGCAGTGAGCTTCCTTCTGCTGGAGCTCGTGCAGTCCCTGCAGTCCTTACTTGTGGTCAAAAGAAGTGGGATATGTCTTACGGTGGAGTCAAATCTGGTCACAAATTTTGCATTGAGTGGAGAAAATTTGTGGATGATAATAATCTGAAGGAGGGGGATGGACTTGTGTTTGAACTGGTAGAGTGCAGCGCTAGCAAAATCGAATTCAGAGTTCAGATTCTCAGTGGTGATTTCCCAGCTGAATTGAAACCTGAAGATGAGGAGGGTGCAAACAGTGACAACCCAATACTACTTGGTTAA
- the LOC101254529 gene encoding aspartic proteinase CDR1-like — protein sequence MSKRMANCVTHYSFFTIFAILVSSLFPFTKALNNVFSIDLIHRDSPNSPFYDPSLSFTQRMNNSFHRSFHRSISLCLPSSSVVVASNNGEYLMRYSIGTPPVRTLGVADTGSDLTWTQCLPCKNCFKQQSRIFNPKKSSTYKPLHCSSKMCHAANFPTSCNRVMMKKKKTCRYHVRYGDNSYSIGDLATETIRFGSSIHKQVKLKKTVIGCGHNNAGTFSGDKESGIVGLGGGKFSLISQMGSSIGGKFSYCLAPFFYQQKTYIPKSKIHFGTDGFVPGDDVVTTPLTRKFPATYYYLTLEGVSVGKQRLDFRNVSFSYGEGNIIIDSGTVLTLFSPEIYVKLESMVKTAIKLPTIADPSGSLNLCYKSISIDKIPIITMHFIGADLKLGPWNTFVETSDSSMCFAFAASYGGQIFGNIAQMNFLVGYDLNNKRVSFKPTDCSK from the coding sequence ATGTCTAAAAGAATGGCAAATTGTGTGActcattattcatttttcacCATCTTTGCTATCCTAGTTTCTTCACTATTTCCATTCACAAAAGCTTTGAACAATGTTTTTAGCATTGATCTCATTCATAGAGATTCACCAAACTCCCCCTTTTATGATCCTTCATTAAGTTTTACGCAGCGAATGAACAATTCGTTTCATCGCTCATTCCATCGTTCCATTAGTCTTTGTTTACCTTCATCCTCTGTCGTTGTTGCTTCCAACAACGGAGAGTATCTCATGAGATACTCCATCGGTACGCCTCCTGTGCGTACCTTAGGGGTCGCTGATACTGGCAGCGACCTCACCTGGACTCAATGTTTACCTTGTAAAAACTGCTTCAAGCAACAATCTCGTATCTTCAACCCAAAAAAGTCATCGACTTATAAACCCTTGCATTGCAGTTCCAAAATGTGTCACGCTGCGAATTTTCCAACGTCCTGCAACAGggtgatgatgaagaagaagaagacctGCAGGTATCATGTCAGGTACGGAGATAATTCGTACAGCATTGGCGATTTAGCAACGGAGACGATACGATTTGGATCATCGATACACAAACaagtgaaattgaagaaaacagTTATTGGATGTGGGCATAATAATGCAGGTACGTTCAGCGGTGACAAAGAATCAGGGATTGTAGGGCTTGGAGGTGGAAAATTTTCGTTAATTTCCCAAATGGGTTCATCAATTGGGGGAAAATTCTCGTACTGTTTAGCTCCGTTTTTTTATCAACAGAAAACCTATATTCCTAAAAGCAAAATCCATTTTGGTACAGACGGATTTGTTCCAGGAGATGATGTTGTTACAACGCCATTAACTCGAAAATTCCCAGCAACTTACTATTACCTCACACTGGAAGGTGTTAGTGTGGGTAAACAAAGATTGGATTTCCGAAATGTGTCATTCTCTTACGGAGAAGGTAACATTATAATCGATTCAGGCACAGTTTTAACTCTGTTTTCGCCTGAAATCTACGTGAAACTGGAATCAATGGTGAAGACTGCAATCAAGCTGCCAACTATAGCGGATCCATCtggttctttaaatttgtgcTACAAATCCATTTCAATCGATAAAATCCCGATAATTACGATGCATTTTATAGGTGCAGATCTGAAATTGGGTCCATGGAATACATTTGTGGAGACTAGCGATAGTTCAATGTGCTTTGCTTTTGCTGCATCATATGGTGGCCAAATATTTGGGAATATTGCACAGATGAATTTCttggtaggttatgatttaaaCAACAAAAGAGTATCCTTTAAGCCTACTGATTGCTCTAAATaa
- the NMP1 gene encoding nuclear matrix protein 1 (The RefSeq protein has 1 substitution compared to this genomic sequence) — MAAKQMEEIQKKLATLNYPRANAPAQSLLFAGMERYALLEWLFFKLLGDKSPFSQQNLQGDAVDRDEETSRIQYLAEIAKFLGITTTVDPEAIQGRGSYEDRMEMLRLIVDLVEASMYADNPEWSVDEQVAKDIQLIDAIAEKQSQIFSEECKLFPADVQIQSIYPLPDISDLEKQLSDQSNRLLSLQEMVDDLASKHPYNPDEEYVDVEAKLRGHLESFLDTARTFNTIYTKEIRPWTHMMEVPQLHGFGPAANRLLEAYKMLWKFLGNLKNLRDSHAAVAAGSSETVAGEPSSVTRIISECETALTLLNRDLAILSASIARERGEDISL, encoded by the exons ATGGCAGCGAAACAAATGGAAGAAATACAGAAGAAATTGGCTACATTGAACTACCCAAGAGCCAATGCTCCTGCTCAGTCCCTTCTCTTTGCCGGCATGGAGCGATACGCTCTTCTTGAATGGCTTTTCTTCAA GTTATTAGGGGATAAGTCGCCATTTTCTCAGCAAAATCTACAAGGGGATGCTGTGGATCGCGATGAGGAGACTTCCCGCATTCAGT ATTTAGCAGAGATTGCAAAGTTTCTAGGCATAACTACTACTGTTGATCCAGAAGCAATCCAA GGACGGGGTAGTTACGAAGATCGTATGGAAATGCTACGTCTTATTGTGGATCTTGTGGAGGCAAGCATGTATGCTGATAACCCTGAATGGAG TGTGGATGAACAGGTGGCAAAAGATATTCAATTGATTGATGCCATAGCTGAAAAGCAGTCTCAAATTTTTTCAGAAGAATGCAAACTGTTTCCTGCGGACGTTCAAATCCAGTCTATCTATCCTTT GCCAGACATATCTGATTTGGAGAAGCAACTTTCAGATCAATCAAATAGGCTTCTGAGTCTTCAGGAAATGGTTGATGATTTAGCATCAAAG CATCCATACAACCCAGATGAGGAATATGTAGATGTTGAAGCAAAACTACGGGGACATTTGGAATCCTTTTTAGACACTGCAAGGACCTTCAATACAATCTATACTAAG GAAATACGTCCATGGACCCACATGATGGAAGTACCACAATTGCATGGGTTTGGGCCAGCTGCCAATCGACTACTGGAAGCATATAAGATGCTCTGGAAG TTCTTAGGGAACTTGAAGAATCTTCGGGATTCACATGCAGCTGTAGCTGTTGGTTCCTCTGAAACAGTGGCTGGCGAGCCATCTTCCGTGACAAGAATAATCTCCGAATGTGAAACTGCACTTACACTCTTGAATCGCGATCTTGCGATTCTTTCAGCTTCTATTGCCCGTGAGCGAGGTGAAGATATAtctttataa
- the LOC101254237 gene encoding aspartic proteinase CDR1-like has product MKLYYFISLYLASLSHFAQSKNDGFSIELIHRDSPKSPFYNPALNQRQLMYNALQHSINRASFLWSKLSTSIIPDIHGVYLTKISIGTKPSAKLVAVDTGSDLIWIQCEPCVHCYEQRTPIFNPQNSSTYRPITCNSTECTSLPGGSCYTRRNTCLYSARYNDESYSYGDLASETFTFDDATNTTHPIRLSMSNITFGCGWMNDITTLDTEPAGIIGLGASPYSLVSQIKSKFGHKFSYCLVPFFQLNVSSRLSFGENEALISSTKHMVTTPLFLKPPKVYYFLKLLGITIRNTTIRFHNTSKKAHKGGKIAIDSGTTFTFLPTHMYSEMERIMKREIKLKPLRSNTTRFLRLCYQGLGVSDVPPVIFEFQNAKLELEALNSFVNIGNDVICLAFAPAKHLPIFGNIAQTNFFVAYDLDKKTVSFKPQICAKL; this is encoded by the coding sequence atgaaaCTCTATTACTTCATCTCACTCTATCTTGCAAGTCTCTCTCATTTTGCTCAATCCAAAAATGATGGTTTTAGCATTGAACTCATTCATCGCGATTCACCAAAATCGCCATTCTATAACCCTGCCTTAAATCAAAGGCAACTAATGTACAACGCGTTACAACATTCCATCAATCGGGCAAGTTTCTTATGGTCTAAATTATCAACTTCTATAATTCCTGATATACACGGAGTATATCTCACGAAAATTTCAATTGGCACTAAACCAAGTGCCAAACTAGTTGCTGTTGACACAGGTAGTGATCTTATATGGATACAATGTGAACCTTGTGTCCATTGCTACGAACAACGAACTCCAATTTTCAATCCGCAAAATTCGTCTACATATAGACCAATTACTTGCAACTCTACTGAATGCACGAGTCTTCCGGGAGGCTCTTGTTATACGAGGAGAAATACATGTTTATATTCTGCTAGATATAACGATGAATCGTACAGCTATGGTGATCTAGCTAGTGAGACGTTCACATTTGACGATGCAACAAATACTACTCATCCAATCAGATTGTCTATGTCCAACATAACTTTTGGTTGTGGATGGATGAATGATATCACTACACTTGATACTGAACCAGCTGGAATTATTGGACTTGGAGCTTCACCTTATTCACTTGTGTCCCAAATTAAATCCAAATTTGGGCATAAATTTTCCTATTGCTTAGTCCCATTTTTCCAATTAAATGTGTCTAGTAGATTGAGTTTTGGTGAAAATGAAGCCTTGATTTCTTCAACTAAACATATGGTTACAACCCCATTATTTTTGAAACCTCCAAAGGTATATTATTTCCTAAAGTTACTAGGAATCACCATTAGGAATACAACGATTCGATTTCATAACACATCGAAGAAAGCTCACAAGGGAGGGAAGATTGCTATAGACTCGGGGACAACGTTTACGTTTTTACCAACACATATGTACTCAGAGATGGAGAGAATAATGAAGCGCGAGATAAAATTGAAGCCTCTAAGAAGCAACACAACGCGATTTTTGCGATTGTGTTATCAAGGATTGGGTGTTTCAGATGTTCCTCCGGtgatatttgaatttcaaaatgcAAAATTGGAGTTGGAAGCGTTAAATAGTTTTGTTAATATTGGAAATGACGTTATTTGCCTTGCTTTTGCTCCAGCAAAACATTTGCCTATATTTGGGAATATAGCACAAACAAATTTCTTTGTTGCCTATGATCTTGACAAGAAGACTGTTTCATTTAAACCCCAAATTTGTGCCAAATTGTAA
- the NMP1 gene encoding nuclear matrix protein 1 isoform X1, which produces MAAKQMEEIQKKLATLNYPRANAPAQSLLFAGMERYALLEWLFFKLLGDKSPFSQQNLQGDAVDRDEETSRIQCIAIFFFFFDRYICVFLADLAEIAKFLGITTTVDPEAIQGRGSYEDRMEMLRLIVDLVEASMYADNPEWSVDEQVAKDIQLIDAIAEKQSQIFSEECKLFPADVQIQSIYPLPDISDLEKQLSDQSNRLLSLQEMVDDLASKHPYNPDEEYVDVEAKLRGHLESFLDTARTFNTIYTKEIRPWTHMMEVPQLHGFGPAANRLLEAYKMLWKFLGNLKNLRDSHAAVAVGSSETVAGEPSSVTRIISECETALTLLNRDLAILSASIARERGEDISL; this is translated from the exons ATGGCAGCGAAACAAATGGAAGAAATACAGAAGAAATTGGCTACATTGAACTACCCAAGAGCCAATGCTCCTGCTCAGTCCCTTCTCTTTGCCGGCATGGAGCGATACGCTCTTCTTGAATGGCTTTTCTTCAA GTTATTAGGGGATAAGTCGCCATTTTCTCAGCAAAATCTACAAGGGGATGCTGTGGATCGCGATGAGGAGACTTCCCGCATTCAGTGTATagcaattttctttttcttttttgatcg GTACATTTGTGTATTTTTGGCAGATTTAGCAGAGATTGCAAAGTTTCTAGGCATAACTACTACTGTTGATCCAGAAGCAATCCAA GGACGGGGTAGTTACGAAGATCGTATGGAAATGCTACGTCTTATTGTGGATCTTGTGGAGGCAAGCATGTATGCTGATAACCCTGAATGGAG TGTGGATGAACAGGTGGCAAAAGATATTCAATTGATTGATGCCATAGCTGAAAAGCAGTCTCAAATTTTTTCAGAAGAATGCAAACTGTTTCCTGCGGACGTTCAAATCCAGTCTATCTATCCTTT GCCAGACATATCTGATTTGGAGAAGCAACTTTCAGATCAATCAAATAGGCTTCTGAGTCTTCAGGAAATGGTTGATGATTTAGCATCAAAG CATCCATACAACCCAGATGAGGAATATGTAGATGTTGAAGCAAAACTACGGGGACATTTGGAATCCTTTTTAGACACTGCAAGGACCTTCAATACAATCTATACTAAG GAAATACGTCCATGGACCCACATGATGGAAGTACCACAATTGCATGGGTTTGGGCCAGCTGCCAATCGACTACTGGAAGCATATAAGATGCTCTGGAAG TTCTTAGGGAACTTGAAGAATCTTCGGGATTCACATGCAGCTGTAGCTGTTGGTTCCTCTGAAACAGTGGCTGGCGAGCCATCTTCCGTGACAAGAATAATCTCCGAATGTGAAACTGCACTTACACTCTTGAATCGCGATCTTGCGATTCTTTCAGCTTCTATTGCCCGTGAGCGAGGTGAAGATATAtctttataa
- the LOC101259483 gene encoding protein NUCLEAR FUSION DEFECTIVE 4-like — MEQSSKWMILIASTWIQAFTGTNFDFSSYSSDMKSVLEISQVQLNYLSMASDFGKAFGWCSGVSLMYFPLWVVLLIAAFMGLVGYGLQWLVIQRIIFLPYFLVFLLCVLAGCSICWFNTVCYVLCIKHFSANRPIALSLSVSFNGASAALYNLIANAINSKDDTLYLLLNGLVPLVTSIAALPILWQPQSQTVRADSVHREYLNFRCLTILAVFTGLYLLILNSVSYSAQTARILLAGALFLLVLPVIAPGVICTEEWSELFHPNYISLGDNDTDDLEMLNELIWEEASSMNVWTENSDGSKDKGSWTSSFLLRDRLLLLGEEHSASLLMRRLDFWLYYLAYFCGGTLVLVYSNNLGQISESLGYRSEISFFVALYSACSFFGRLLSAAPDFLRNKMNYARTAWLAFALIPTPLAFFLLVLSGSKAALSAATALVGLSSGFVFSASVSITSELFGPNSAGVNHNILITNIPLGSLLYGLLAALVYEANLGKPDQVLVLDGSKVCMGRNCYIQTFMWWGCISLLGVASSFLLFLRTKAVYDSQERNRNWMRLT, encoded by the exons aTGGAGCAATCAAGTAAATGGATGATATTGATAGCAAGCACATGGATTCAAGCATTTACAGGGACAAATTTCGACTTCTCCTCTTATTCCTCTGATATGAAATCTGTTCTTGAAATTTCACAAGTGCAGCTCAATTATCTGTCTATGGCTTCAGATTTTGGGAAAGCATTTGGGTGGTGTTCTGGGGTCTCTCTTATGTATTTCCCATTATGGGTTGTTCTTCTCATTGCTGCTTTCATGGGActtgttggttatggccttcAATGGCTTGTCATTCAAAGAATCATCTTTTTGCCTTATTTCTTG GTATTTCTGTTGTGTGTCCTGGCTGGCTGCAGTATCTGCTGGTTTAATACagtatgttatgtgttgtgcaTCAAGCATTTCTCGGCAAATAGGCCAATTGCATTGTCCCTCAGCGTAAGTTTCAATGGTGCAAGTGCGGCCCTGTACAACCTCATTGCGAATGCCATTAATTCCAAAGATGACACTCTGTACCTTCTTCTTAATGGCCTAGTCCCCCTTGTCACATCAATTGCAGCTCTTCCAATTCTCTGGCAACCTCAATCTCAAACCGTTCGTGCTGATTCTGTTCACAGAGAATATCTCAATTTTCGCTGTCTTACCATACTAGCAGTTTTTACCGGCCTTTATCTCTTAATCCTGAACTCGGTCTCATATAGTGCACAGACAGCTCGTATCCTCTTGGCTGGCGCATTGTTCTTGCTGGTCCTACCAGTGATTGCACCAGGGGTTATCTGCACAGAAGAATGGTCTGAACTGTTCCATCCTAATTATATTTCACTTGGAGACAATGATACTGATGATCTTGAGATGCTCAATGAATTGATCTGGGAAGAGGCTTCAAGTATGAATGTTTGGACGGAAAATTCTGATGGTTCAAAAGATAAGGGAAGTTGGACTAGCAGTTTTCTTTTGAGAGATCGTTTGTTGCTGCTTGGAGAGGAACATTCAGCAAGTCTGCTCATGCGTAGGTTGGATTTCTGGCTATATTACCTAGCATATTTCTGTGGGGGAACACTCGTACTCGTTTACAGCAACAATCTAGGCCAAATTTCAGAGTCACTTGGATATAGATCAGAGATCAGCTTCTTTGTTGCACTCTATTCTGCATGTTCCTTCTTCGGGCGCTTGCTTTCAGCCGCCCCAGATTTTCTACGCAA CAAGATGAACTATGCAAGGACCGCGTGGCTTGCATTTGCACTGATTCCTACACCACTGGCCTTCTTTCTGCTTGTTTTATCAGGAAGCAAAGCCGCATTGAGTGCTGCCACAGCATTAGTTGGGTTGAGCTCTGGTTTTGTATTTTCAGCATCAGTGTCAATAACCTCTGAGCTGTTCGGCCCCAACAGTGCCGGAGTCAATCACAACATTCTCATTACGAACATCCCTCTGGGATCACTACTCTATGGACTTCTTGCAGCTTTAGTCTATGAAGCAAACCTAGGGAAACCAGACCAAGTGCTTGTATTGGATGGATCAAAAGTTTGCATGGGTAGGAACTGTTACATTCAAACATTTATGTGGTGGGGATGCATCTCTTTATTGGGAGTAGCATCTAGTTTTCTGCTTTTCCTAAGAACTAAAGCTGTCTATGACAGTCAGGAAAGGAACCGAAATTGGATGAGATTAACCTGA